The Leptodactylus fuscus isolate aLepFus1 chromosome 5, aLepFus1.hap2, whole genome shotgun sequence genome segment AATCTTGTAGTTCTGGGGCTGGGGGTAAATTAGTTTGGTAACTCTGCCCCTGGGATCCTGGAGGAACCATCCTGACCTCCATGTATTTTAGGGTCCCGTCTGTGTTCAGGTACAGGGCCGGCTGATACTGATCTGTGTACGCTTTGGATTGGGATCCACCAAGAaaacaacaactactactgctgtAGTCATAAGTGTCCTTCCTCAGACATCTCACCAATAATATCATGAAGGTGACAAGTGACACTAAGCTGATGGCCACCagggaaatgatcaaatacagaGTCATATCTGATGGGGGTTTGGAGTTGGTCAGGAAGTCACCAGATTTGGGTCTTTCCACTATAACCTCATCGGCTATACTGACAAGTACAGTCACTGTGGTGGATAATGGAGGATTCCCCTGATCACTGATAGAAATGACAAGTTGTTGCTCCATGTTCTCGCTCTCCTGTAATCCTCTTACagttcttacctctcctgtgtgTTTGGACACTTGGAATGATGAATAACTGATGGGGTCAACGAGAGTAAAGACCAACCAGGCATTGTGACCAGAGTCCAGATCCACTGCCGACAGTTTTGTCACCAGATACCCGGCACTTGTAGACTTTGGGATCTTCTCTTGGACAATGAGGTCCTCAGAGTGCTCTGGATACAGCAGAGAGGGGGGATTGTCATTTGTATCCAGAATGAAGATAAAGACGGGAACAGTAGAAGATAACTGCGGAGATCCTGAGTCTTCTACCTTTATGGTGATGTGTAAAACCTGGATCTGCTCATAGTCAAAGGAGCGCTGAGCATATATATTCCCATCACTAGAATGGATGTAAACATAGGAAGATACAGAGGAGCCGTCAATCTGACTCTCCACTATGGAGTAAACTAGATCAGAATTAACCCCTTCATCTAGGTCAGTAGCAGATACTGTACATAGAAGAGTCCCGGGGTCGGTGTTCTCCTTAATGAAAGCATTATAAGTagactgtgtgaagagcggaGCATTATCATTAATATCTGACACACTGAGGGTGACGCTTGTTTTACTGTATAGAGGAGGAGACCCTAAATCACCGGCTGTCAGCTCTATAGTGTATTGGGGGGTTTCTTCTCTATCCAGATTCCCATCTGTCACCAATGCATAACGGTTCTGATGGGATCTTATTCTAAAAGGCACATTTGGTGATAAGTCCAGTTTTATTTCTCCATTTTTCCCAGAATCCTTATCTTTTACATCAATAAATCCAACTACAGCTCCAGATGGGGCATTTTCTGGAATATTATTAGTCACTATAGAAAATCCAATTTCTGGAGGATTATCATTTATGTCTTCTATTTCCACATGAACTATGCAGTTTCCTTCTAATCTAGGAGATCCTTTGTCTGAGGCTGTTATTGATAATTCATAAAAATTTGACTCTTCATAATCCACCAGTCCATTAATATAAATTTCTCCATTTTGCTCATTTAAACCAAATAATCTTTTCGCAGGTTTAGATGTGTGATCATCAAAGGAAAACTGAATCTCCCCATTTGCTCCGTCATCCTGATCCGTTGCGTTCAGTGTTAATATGACAGTTCTCAATGGGAGATTCTCCCTAATACTGatcttatatactgactgattgAAGACTGGAGGATTATCATTAATATCTAATACAACTATTGTTATTCTGCAGGTCCCTGATCTGGCCGGTTCTCCTCCATCTATAGCTGTGAGAATCAGGTTATGTTCTCGCTTTTCTTCTCTATCTAAAACCTTTTCTAGTATCAGCTGAGGGATGAGCGTTCCATCCTTACGACTCTTCACAGACAAAGAGAAATAAGGATTTGTattcagtgtatactgactgacacCATTCACACCAACGTCTAAGTCCTCTGCAATCTCTAAAGCAAATCGAGCACCAGGACTAGTAAACACCTCAGTGATCTCTATCAGACGACCATTTGATGAGAATGTGGGAGAATTATCATTAATATCCAGAATCTCTATTTCTAGACTATAAAGCTCCACAGGATTCTCAGCCACAACCTCTATCTGCAG includes the following:
- the LOC142204068 gene encoding protocadherin gamma-C5-like, producing the protein MDIRGFCQCWKWQVVCSFLLCSWGWVSGQLRYSIVEESDPGTLVGNVAQDLGIRRAEISQRRIHLRSEKYQKYFSVNPANGGLVVKDRIDRESLCGSSPSCLLQIEVVAENPVELYSLEIEILDINDNSPTFSSNGRLIEITEVFTSPGARFALEIAEDLDVGVNGVSQYTLNTNPYFSLSVKSRKDGTLIPQLILEKVLDREEKREHNLILTAIDGGEPARSGTCRITIVVLDINDNPPVFNQSVYKISIRENLPLRTVILTLNATDQDDGANGEIQFSFDDHTSKPAKRLFGLNEQNGEIYINGLVDYEESNFYELSITASDKGSPRLEGNCIVHVEIEDINDNPPEIGFSIVTNNIPENAPSGAVVGFIDVKDKDSGKNGEIKLDLSPNVPFRIRSHQNRYALVTDGNLDREETPQYTIELTAGDLGSPPLYSKTSVTLSVSDINDNAPLFTQSTYNAFIKENTDPGTLLCTVSATDLDEGVNSDLVYSIVESQIDGSSVSSYVYIHSSDGNIYAQRSFDYEQIQVLHITIKVEDSGSPQLSSTVPVFIFILDTNDNPPSLLYPEHSEDLIVQEKIPKSTSAGYLVTKLSAVDLDSGHNAWLVFTLVDPISYSSFQVSKHTGEVRTVRGLQESENMEQQLVISISDQGNPPLSTTVTVLVSIADEVIVERPKSGDFLTNSKPPSDMTLYLIISLVAISLVSLVTFMILLVRCLRKDTYDYSSSSCCFLGGSQSKAYTDQYQPALYLNTDGTLKYMEVRMVPPGSQGQSYQTNLPPAPELQDFSIVQPLQYPQLKDVYQEASTEGDSLNDLNNVSHNIKYVHI